One genomic region from Chthonomonas calidirosea T49 encodes:
- a CDS encoding M55 family metallopeptidase yields MRVMLWCDMEGVAGISVWEQVNGGAPLYEEGRRLYTEEVNAAVRGCKRAGATEIVVVDGHGAGGPWSFKSLIPERLESGAEYVLGYPWARYIAPLEAGCDAALFVGAHAMAGTPDGVLCHTVSSQSWYNARINGTLVGESGIIAAICGDFNTPCVFVSGDAATCKEVTELIGPQVVQAPVKIGLGRFSARHLPASDACALIEGRVYSALTRRDWPKPLKFDPPVTFEVELATPDRANDFLGKKGVERIGSRLICSRADSFWQAWDQFWPMGG; encoded by the coding sequence ATGCGAGTTATGCTTTGGTGTGACATGGAAGGCGTTGCCGGCATCTCCGTTTGGGAACAGGTAAACGGCGGAGCACCTCTCTATGAGGAGGGGCGTCGGCTCTATACGGAAGAGGTAAACGCGGCCGTACGCGGTTGCAAACGGGCTGGAGCTACGGAAATCGTAGTGGTGGATGGCCACGGGGCTGGCGGGCCGTGGAGCTTTAAGAGCCTGATACCGGAGCGTCTTGAGAGCGGTGCCGAGTATGTATTAGGTTATCCATGGGCGCGTTATATCGCTCCGTTGGAGGCCGGTTGTGATGCAGCGTTGTTTGTGGGCGCCCATGCGATGGCTGGAACACCAGATGGGGTTCTCTGCCATACAGTTTCGTCGCAAAGCTGGTACAACGCTCGCATTAACGGGACGTTGGTGGGCGAGTCGGGAATTATTGCGGCTATCTGTGGCGACTTCAACACCCCTTGTGTCTTTGTGTCAGGAGATGCAGCGACCTGTAAAGAGGTAACGGAGTTGATAGGGCCTCAGGTGGTTCAAGCGCCAGTAAAGATAGGACTAGGGCGCTTTAGCGCCCGTCATCTGCCGGCGAGCGATGCTTGTGCGCTTATCGAGGGGCGAGTCTACAGCGCGCTCACGCGGCGCGACTGGCCAAAACCTCTCAAATTCGACCCACCAGTTACCTTTGAGGTCGAGCTGGCTACGCCAGATAGGGCAAACGACTTTTTGGGGAAGAAAGGGGTGGAGCGCATTGGGTCGCGCCTTATCTGCTCGCGCGCCGATTCTTTCTGGCAGGCCTGGGATCAGTTTTGGCCCATGGGAGGATAG
- the pyrF gene encoding orotidine-5'-phosphate decarboxylase gives MSPRERIICALDVPSADVALRHVERLREHVGVFKVGLELLMAEGPSVVPRLQAAGAKKIFLDVKLHDIPNTVVGAVRKLACLGVWAITLHTFGGSKMLEAAYQAALEAAQEAQREPPLLLGVTVLTSLSPTVLKQELRIDEPMEELVVHLARLAFQSGCGGVVASPQELVALRAAFPDPSHLFITPGVRPALRMADDQARTLTPAEAVRRGASYLVIGRPILTAQNPVEAAQRIAEEIQGALEES, from the coding sequence GTGAGCCCAAGGGAGCGGATTATCTGTGCGCTGGATGTACCAAGTGCCGATGTAGCTCTTCGGCATGTGGAGCGTCTTCGCGAGCATGTAGGGGTTTTCAAAGTGGGGCTTGAGCTGCTGATGGCCGAAGGCCCCAGCGTTGTGCCCCGTTTACAAGCTGCAGGCGCAAAAAAGATATTCCTCGATGTGAAGCTTCACGACATTCCCAACACGGTGGTGGGTGCCGTTCGCAAACTTGCCTGTTTGGGGGTGTGGGCGATCACACTGCACACATTTGGAGGAAGCAAGATGCTAGAAGCGGCCTACCAAGCTGCTCTAGAGGCAGCCCAAGAGGCGCAGCGAGAGCCGCCCCTATTGTTGGGGGTAACCGTGCTTACCAGCCTCTCGCCAACGGTGTTGAAGCAGGAGTTACGAATAGACGAGCCGATGGAGGAGCTAGTTGTCCATCTAGCCCGTCTTGCCTTCCAGAGCGGTTGTGGGGGCGTCGTGGCCTCTCCGCAGGAGCTTGTCGCGCTGCGCGCTGCTTTTCCTGATCCCAGCCATCTCTTTATTACACCCGGGGTGCGACCGGCTCTGAGGATGGCCGACGACCAGGCGCGCACGCTTACCCCAGCCGAAGCCGTTCGACGCGGAGCGAGCTATCTAGTGATCGGGCGTCCCATTCTCACCGCGCAGAACCCTGTGGAGGCAGCACAACGTATTGCTGAAGAGATACAAGGTGCTTTGGAGGAGTCATGA
- a CDS encoding TolC family protein, producing MFLARFHRLLRLCWYLVGLMLTSLGGSVAIAQQTMPEPPLSAPTGVTPLPTTPPPTNLQAPVPAPIRPLPEPAHPQLVSPTLPQVEGRVPPHPITLQQAVAIGLANSRALALAVEALQQAHGRTVQARDAFNPTLTGQFTFTHLDAGQSFRLGQQTVTIVNQDQRQLQAVASLPIDITGLLRTAKDQAQFEEIAARIAVNQTQNDTVLAIKNAFYNVLRAQALVVVAKETLQNDLDRLADAQKKLKAGTAAPFDVLSAQTDVANAQQQLIAAQSNVSLAIAQLNSALGIAIDTPLEVSDAGAVENPPNVPPPSALQQLGNLEVPQNMDTSQATHSSLYLGKDYDALVQEALKTRPEVLAADAQLAAARKGILLAQKSYLPSVAVSAQVTYSPDAAGFAPKTTSGALVLSVSIPLYDGGQASAQLEQARALVAQAETQRRNAIDQVELDVRSAYLNLLQARDRVAVANQALAEARESYRLATVRYTSGVSPILEVSNAQAALTQAEQNQVNALYDYNNARAALDRAVGRYSYTPQSAGYQNQPSPHALGLPNLPTGGPK from the coding sequence TTGTTCCTAGCGCGTTTTCATCGCCTACTGCGTCTTTGTTGGTACCTTGTCGGCCTCATGCTTACCTCTCTTGGAGGCTCTGTAGCAATCGCCCAGCAGACGATGCCCGAACCCCCTCTGTCTGCTCCCACTGGCGTCACCCCGCTGCCAACAACACCCCCGCCAACGAATCTGCAAGCGCCTGTTCCCGCACCTATTCGTCCTCTGCCCGAGCCGGCACATCCTCAACTGGTCTCTCCTACCTTACCGCAGGTGGAAGGGCGTGTCCCGCCCCACCCCATCACCCTCCAACAGGCCGTAGCGATCGGGCTAGCTAACAGCCGTGCGCTCGCTTTGGCCGTTGAAGCCCTCCAACAGGCTCACGGACGCACCGTGCAGGCGCGAGATGCTTTTAACCCAACGCTCACCGGCCAATTTACCTTTACCCACCTTGATGCCGGGCAATCCTTCCGACTCGGCCAACAGACCGTTACCATCGTGAACCAAGATCAGCGTCAGCTCCAGGCCGTGGCCTCTCTCCCTATAGACATTACCGGGCTCCTGCGCACGGCCAAAGATCAGGCACAATTTGAAGAGATCGCTGCGCGAATCGCCGTGAACCAAACCCAAAACGACACGGTTCTGGCCATTAAGAACGCCTTCTATAACGTGTTGCGAGCCCAGGCTCTTGTCGTCGTCGCAAAAGAGACCCTACAAAACGACCTCGATCGCCTTGCCGATGCCCAAAAAAAGCTCAAGGCGGGCACCGCAGCCCCTTTCGATGTGTTGAGCGCACAGACCGATGTGGCAAACGCTCAACAACAGCTGATTGCCGCACAAAGTAACGTTAGCCTCGCCATCGCGCAACTGAACAGCGCCCTCGGTATCGCTATAGATACCCCTCTTGAAGTCAGCGACGCTGGCGCCGTTGAAAACCCGCCCAATGTGCCCCCTCCCAGCGCCCTTCAACAGCTGGGCAACTTAGAGGTGCCCCAAAATATGGACACGAGCCAAGCTACTCATAGCTCACTATACCTTGGTAAAGACTACGACGCCCTTGTGCAGGAGGCTCTAAAAACACGTCCTGAAGTGCTCGCCGCCGACGCGCAGTTAGCGGCAGCCCGAAAAGGCATCCTGCTGGCACAAAAAAGCTATCTGCCCTCTGTTGCCGTCTCCGCTCAGGTGACTTACTCTCCAGATGCCGCGGGGTTTGCCCCCAAAACCACATCGGGCGCTTTGGTGCTGTCGGTCTCTATTCCACTCTACGACGGTGGCCAGGCCAGTGCCCAACTCGAACAGGCGCGTGCGCTCGTCGCGCAGGCAGAGACCCAGCGTCGCAACGCCATTGACCAGGTTGAACTCGATGTGCGTAGCGCTTATCTCAACCTGCTTCAAGCTCGCGATAGGGTGGCCGTAGCGAATCAGGCGCTCGCCGAAGCGCGCGAAAGCTATCGTTTAGCCACCGTGCGCTACACCAGTGGCGTCTCGCCCATCCTTGAAGTGAGCAATGCGCAGGCAGCCCTTACCCAAGCAGAACAAAATCAAGTGAATGCTCTCTACGACTACAACAACGCTCGTGCAGCCCTCGATCGCGCCGTAGGTCGCTACTCCTACACCCCACAAAGTGCTGGGTACCAAAATCAACCATCCCCTCACGCGCTTGGCCTGCCGAATCTGCCTACCGGAGGTCCCAAATGA
- a CDS encoding efflux RND transporter periplasmic adaptor subunit — MNTLHKAQKTLILYVIVGLIGPLLTGCSHSKPTATPATPMSDTKAAVLVQVTPARVGPIEQTTIVTGVLTALNDVTVGAKAAGKLVALYYREGDSVKAGQVVAQQDTSDLQAQLDQQLANLQAAIARLDQAKVEYHSALTNLQLTQSQTQHAIAQAQAALNAAKEQAKIVEEGARSEDREQARQKMLAAKAAYDQARSDLQRYESLYRQNAISAQQLDQAQTAADQAQANYIAAQQAYDEIQAGNRPEEIKSAQYNVEQAEQALQTALANRDQIKLRQEDVKNAQAAIQTAQAQVDQAKAAVAYARQQLEDTTITSPISGVVAARLAEPGEQLAAGKSVLEIVSLENIYFDAQLPESQFEKVHIGQPVTVTVDALPGKTFQGRVSKLFPVASAQARSFTVRISLPNDSHQLRPQMFARGTIVLDVHPHAVLVPYLSVLNPADGMGTVFVVENNVAHQRKVQLGFVTPDKIEIRSGVSAGEAVVTQGQTQLQDGMKVQIESPNTSSSNPE, encoded by the coding sequence ATGAACACGCTCCATAAAGCACAAAAAACCCTCATCCTTTACGTAATCGTTGGTCTGATAGGGCCGCTCCTCACCGGATGCTCGCATTCAAAGCCGACTGCTACACCGGCCACTCCCATGTCCGATACGAAAGCTGCCGTGCTCGTGCAGGTAACGCCCGCCCGCGTCGGTCCCATCGAACAGACAACCATCGTTACCGGAGTTCTCACAGCCCTTAACGACGTCACCGTGGGCGCTAAGGCCGCCGGTAAACTTGTGGCCCTCTACTACCGCGAAGGAGATAGTGTAAAAGCGGGCCAGGTGGTAGCTCAGCAGGATACTAGCGATCTACAGGCGCAACTCGACCAGCAGCTGGCCAATCTCCAAGCGGCCATCGCCCGACTCGACCAGGCTAAAGTGGAATATCACAGCGCGCTTACCAACCTGCAGCTTACTCAATCGCAAACGCAGCATGCCATTGCCCAAGCGCAAGCCGCCCTGAACGCTGCCAAAGAGCAGGCCAAAATCGTGGAGGAAGGAGCACGCTCCGAAGACCGCGAGCAAGCCCGTCAAAAGATGTTAGCGGCAAAAGCCGCCTACGACCAAGCTCGTTCTGATCTACAGCGCTACGAAAGCCTCTACCGTCAAAACGCTATCTCGGCTCAGCAGCTCGATCAGGCTCAAACGGCCGCCGACCAGGCGCAGGCCAACTATATCGCCGCCCAGCAGGCCTACGACGAAATTCAGGCGGGCAATCGCCCCGAAGAGATCAAAAGCGCCCAGTACAACGTGGAGCAGGCCGAGCAAGCCCTCCAAACCGCATTGGCCAACCGTGATCAGATTAAGTTGCGCCAAGAGGATGTAAAAAACGCACAAGCCGCCATTCAGACGGCACAGGCGCAGGTGGACCAAGCCAAAGCTGCGGTTGCCTACGCTCGACAACAGCTTGAAGATACCACCATCACCAGCCCTATCTCCGGTGTGGTTGCAGCGCGCCTTGCAGAGCCAGGAGAACAGCTCGCAGCTGGAAAATCCGTGCTTGAAATCGTCTCTTTGGAAAACATCTACTTCGATGCCCAGCTGCCCGAATCTCAGTTTGAAAAGGTGCACATCGGCCAACCTGTAACCGTCACAGTGGATGCTTTGCCAGGCAAAACGTTTCAAGGGCGGGTTAGTAAACTCTTTCCGGTGGCCTCCGCACAGGCCAGAAGCTTCACCGTGCGTATCTCGTTGCCCAACGACAGCCATCAACTACGCCCTCAGATGTTTGCAAGAGGCACCATTGTGCTCGACGTGCATCCTCACGCAGTGCTTGTGCCTTATCTCTCCGTTCTCAATCCAGCCGACGGCATGGGCACGGTGTTTGTTGTGGAAAACAACGTTGCACACCAACGCAAAGTACAGCTCGGTTTCGTCACTCCAGACAAGATAGAGATTCGCAGTGGCGTTTCTGCCGGCGAGGCGGTGGTAACCCAAGGTCAGACGCAGTTGCAAGACGGTATGAAAGTACAGATCGAATCTCCAAACACATCCTCCTCGAATCCGGAATGA